In the Equus caballus isolate H_3958 breed thoroughbred chromosome 14, TB-T2T, whole genome shotgun sequence genome, gaaagaaagatattctCTATgtcagagtttttttaaaaaatctcttttgaaTTTAAGAGTCTTTCGAGGATCTGACGAAAACCGctaaacagaaattaaaatgctGCTCACCAGACATGCTTTTGAGCACGACCGGAGGAGGGTCCAGGACCCTTCTGTAGCTCACCTGTAACCCGTTTCTGGGGCCTTTCCTCCTTTGTGCCAGCAGAGTGAAATCTTTGGGAACAGGAGTCTTAGTCTAAAAGTGGGGTTctgcggacactcaggaatctgACTTAGCAGCTTTATTTTTCCAGCACAGTTTCGCGACGCGGCCAGGGCCTAGAAGTTCTCTCCtggaaaaagttagaaaatgcCGCGCGACTAAAGGCGGGGGCAATGGAGGAGATGACTGGGGAAGGCGGCCGGACCGCCGCGCGTGcagccccgagctccgcggggaGGCTGGGGAGACGGCTGCCCAGCGCGGGGTCCGCGCGAACCGGGGGAGGCCGGGGTGGGCGAAGGGCCGCTGTGAGCCCAGAAGGGTTTGtctgggagcagagggaaggcCCACGAACAGCTGCTGGCTGGCACGGCGGGCTGCATTGGTCGCTACCAATTCGAATCCAGCTCGTGCACGCGGGCAGGTTTTGAGTCTGCAGGCCCAGCCGCGGCTTCTGGGGCCCCGCACAAATCCTGCGGCGGCTGCGCGGGAGCCGTCGATCAGCAAACCGACGCCTCTTGGCCTTCTGCTTTTTCAGTTCCATGACTTTGAGACAACGTGACCGACCCTGGGGTGAGGCCTCGGTCCCCTTCATTTAGCTTCTCAAACCGAAGTAGCCCTAATCTAATTCATCCCAGCGCAtcacttggttttgttttctttgcagcCTGAAATCTTAAGTCACTGTCCATCTTCTTCACCAGAATGTGAACTCCCCGAGGGCAAGGGcctctcttgttttgttttccagggCCTAgagctgtgcctggcacatagtagacgtTCAACAAATGCTGACTGCCCAGCGGAAACCGAGCGGTCCGTGGCGCCCGGTGCCCTCGGCAGAGCGGGCCGCAGCCAAGCTGGGCGCTCCAGGCAGTACAGGGTGGCACCCACCAGCGGCCACTACCCAGCGGGCGCTCCGCGGGTCGGGCGCCCTGACCGAgcgtctctctgcctctctgttccCCCTCAGAGTTGTGCGCGCTGCAGAAGGCGGTGGAGCTGGAGAAGCCGGACGCGGACGGCGCCGAGCGACCCCGGGCGCGACGGCGGAGGAAGCCGCGCGTGCTCTTTTCTCAGGCGCAGGTCTACGAGCTGGAGCGGCGCTTCAAGCAGCAGCGGTACCTGTCGGCTCCGGAGCGCGACCAGCTGGCCAGCGTGCTGAAGCTCACGTCCACGCAGGTCAAGATCTGGTTCCAGAACCGGCGCTACAAGTGCAAGCGGCAGCGGCAGGACCAGACTCTGGAGCTGGTGGGGCTGCCCCCACCGCCGCCGCCAGCCCGCAGGATCGCGGTGCCAGTGCTGGTGCGCGATGGCAAGCCGTGCCTAGGGGACTCCGCGCCCTACGCGCCCGCCTACGGGGTGGGCCTCAACGCCTACGGCTATAACGCCTACCCTGCCTACCCGGGTTACGGGGGCGCGGCCTGCAGCCCTGGCTACAGCTGCGCCGCCGCTTACCCGGCCGGGCCGCCCCCGGCGCAGTCGGCCACGGCCGCCGCCAACAACAACTTCGTGAACTTCGGCGTCGGGGACTTGAACGCAGTACAGAGCCCCGGGATTCCGCAGGGCAACTCGGGAGTGTCCACGCTGCACGGTATCCGAGCCTGGTAGGGAAGGGACCTGCCCGGGGCGCCCCAGACCGGTCCCACCTCTAGAGAGGGGCACTGACTCCCGGGGGCGGGAGGGCTCCCGACACGTCTCGGCGTCCCTCGGATTTCACCTTCGCTCCCGCGGAGGCCTCGGAGCGTGTTCTGCCCCTTGCGCCTTTGTCCCCCTGAGCGGGAGAGTTTGTGGCCGAGTTTACGCAGCTTGCGGGCGAACAATCCCGCAGCCTGGTGCCTTACCCGTCGGCCCCGGAGCGCCCTCCGAGCGCCCACGGGCACCCCCGTCCGGCCGAACACCGGCCAGTTGGGACCGGGAGCCCCAGCGCGCTGGGCCTAAGACCCGGCCGCCTTTCCCCGAGCCTGGGCCCGGCGCCCGGGCCCTTGATGCCTTGCCGCCGCCCACCCACCCGTATTTATGTTTTTACCTGTTGCTGTAAGAAATGAGGATCCCCTTCCCATTAAAGAGAGTGCTCTGATCCTGCCTGTGTGCTTCTTTCAGCCTGCGGCGCTTGCGAAACGGAATTTCGAGGGCAGAGGCGCCGGCCGGCTGGTCTCGAGTTGCATGCATAGGCATTCACTGAGCAAGTTGAAAATAATAGTAAACCCGTGCTGGGTCCTTGTCAGGCACTTTCTGGGATTGTCTCCTGTCCTCGTTAATAACCCCAAAAGGGAGGTCCTTTTTTAAAGTGTAGCCGACTGAGGTCTGGAGAGGTCTAATGCCTTGCCTGTGACCAGGCAGCCAGGACCGGTAGAAGTGAGGTTCATTCCGAGTCTGACTTCAAAGAGGGCGCTTGCCCAGAATG is a window encoding:
- the NKX2-5 gene encoding homeobox protein Nkx-2.5; its protein translation is MFPSPALTPTPFSVKDILNLEQQQRSLAAGELSARLEATLAPASCMLAAFKPEAYAGPEAAAPGLPELRAELGPAPSPAKCAPAFPAAPAFYPRAYGDPDPAKDPRGDKKELCALQKAVELEKPDADGAERPRARRRRKPRVLFSQAQVYELERRFKQQRYLSAPERDQLASVLKLTSTQVKIWFQNRRYKCKRQRQDQTLELVGLPPPPPPARRIAVPVLVRDGKPCLGDSAPYAPAYGVGLNAYGYNAYPAYPGYGGAACSPGYSCAAAYPAGPPPAQSATAAANNNFVNFGVGDLNAVQSPGIPQGNSGVSTLHGIRAW